In a single window of the Candidatus Flexicrinis proximus genome:
- a CDS encoding glycoside hydrolase family 2, protein MATNLPRPEYPRPQLARNDWMNLNGTWSFAYDDADVGINERWKRAKIFSREITVPFAFQSKLSGINDPAFHDVVWYQRKFDVPKDWRGKRVLIHFGAVDYKAYVWLNGELVICHEGGNTPFSADITELLLPDDQQSIVVRAEDPSRDLSQPRGKQYWEVESAAIFYTRTTGIWQTVWLEPVASTHVSRLKITPDVDSNAVQIEYILSKPDAEVQIETLIRFDGKLVQARTHDVSSQTFTLDADSLRLWSPETPNLYDVTVRVLQDGGAVDTVESYFGMRKIAVRSGKVELNNQPYTMRLVLDQGYHPDGLLTFPSDEAIRADVEVTKAMGFNGARKHQKVEEPRYHYWADRLGLLVWGEMANSYLYTEQSVRQLTQEWQEAVARDYNHPCIVAWVPLNESWGVPDIPNDPRQANWLFSLYHLTKALDSSRLVISNDGWEHAKSDLLTIHDYTGDEPTLRERYGSIANALLWTPGKHALYVPGVEYSGEPILVTEFGGIAFRVAQQEGWGYTSAADAESFTEQLSAVFRPIHDSPHVQGFCYTQLTDVEQEINGLLTYDRVPKLDVAKIRAIVTGTESGTSG, encoded by the coding sequence ATGGCTACAAATCTTCCTCGCCCCGAATATCCTCGCCCACAGCTCGCCCGCAATGATTGGATGAACCTCAACGGCACCTGGAGTTTCGCCTATGACGATGCCGATGTAGGCATCAATGAGCGCTGGAAGCGCGCCAAGATTTTCTCGCGCGAGATCACCGTACCATTTGCATTCCAAAGCAAATTGAGCGGCATCAATGACCCGGCGTTTCACGACGTCGTCTGGTATCAACGCAAGTTCGATGTCCCGAAGGACTGGCGCGGCAAGCGCGTGCTGATCCACTTCGGTGCAGTCGACTATAAAGCCTACGTGTGGCTGAACGGGGAGTTGGTGATCTGTCACGAAGGCGGCAATACCCCGTTTTCGGCGGATATCACTGAACTGCTGCTGCCTGATGATCAACAGTCGATAGTAGTACGTGCGGAAGATCCTTCGCGCGATTTATCACAGCCGCGCGGAAAGCAGTACTGGGAAGTTGAGAGCGCCGCGATCTTCTATACGCGTACGACCGGGATCTGGCAGACAGTCTGGCTGGAGCCAGTGGCGAGCACCCATGTTTCGCGTCTGAAGATCACCCCGGATGTCGATTCCAACGCAGTTCAGATCGAGTACATCCTCAGCAAACCCGACGCCGAGGTACAGATCGAAACGCTGATCCGCTTCGACGGCAAGTTGGTTCAGGCGCGTACACATGATGTCTCCAGCCAGACATTCACGCTGGACGCCGATTCGCTGCGTTTGTGGTCCCCGGAAACACCGAACCTCTATGACGTGACAGTTCGCGTCCTGCAGGATGGCGGCGCGGTCGACACGGTAGAGAGCTACTTTGGCATGCGGAAGATCGCCGTTCGCAGCGGCAAAGTGGAGTTGAACAACCAGCCCTATACGATGCGCCTGGTACTTGACCAAGGCTATCACCCGGATGGCCTGCTCACGTTCCCATCTGACGAAGCCATCAGGGCGGACGTCGAAGTGACCAAAGCGATGGGTTTTAACGGTGCCCGTAAGCATCAGAAGGTAGAGGAGCCTCGCTATCATTACTGGGCGGATCGGCTCGGACTGCTCGTCTGGGGCGAGATGGCGAACAGCTACTTGTACACCGAGCAGTCGGTACGGCAGCTCACGCAGGAGTGGCAGGAGGCTGTGGCACGGGATTACAACCATCCGTGTATTGTCGCGTGGGTTCCGCTCAACGAGAGTTGGGGCGTGCCGGATATCCCCAATGATCCGCGTCAGGCGAACTGGCTGTTTTCGCTCTATCACCTGACCAAGGCTCTTGATTCATCGCGGCTCGTCATCAGCAATGATGGCTGGGAACACGCCAAGTCCGACCTGCTGACAATCCACGACTATACAGGCGATGAGCCGACCCTGCGCGAACGCTATGGAAGCATTGCCAATGCGCTGCTGTGGACGCCGGGCAAGCATGCCTTGTATGTACCGGGAGTCGAATACAGCGGCGAGCCGATCCTCGTGACAGAATTCGGCGGAATCGCCTTCCGTGTGGCTCAACAGGAGGGGTGGGGCTATACCAGCGCGGCGGATGCAGAGTCATTCACGGAACAGCTCTCAGCGGTATTCCGCCCAATACACGACTCGCCGCATGTGCAAGGGTTCTGCTACACGCAGCTGACCGATGTCGAGCAGGAAATCAACGGCTTGCTGACTTATGACCGTGTTCCCAAACTGGATGTAGCGAAAATACGGGCAATCGTTACCGGCACAGAAAGTGGCACATCGGGTTAG
- a CDS encoding SDR family NAD(P)-dependent oxidoreductase codes for MSTLITGGAGFIGSQLAARLLRQNDEVVIVDNFDDYYDPAVKRANIAALPGHPVVIDADVRDQEALERTFETYRFTRVAHLAGLAGVRSSAERGRLYSDVNTGGSISLMDAARKHKISVFVLGSTSSVYGQTPRIPFSEDDVCDTPLAPYPASKRAAELFGYTYYQLFGLNVTVLRFFNVYGPHGRPDMMPMRVIGSILNDTPIEIFEEGNLKRDWTYVDDIVDGLVRALDRPLGYQVLNLGFGSPITLNEFIRIYEGLIGKAAITVPVPTPLTEPKITYCDNQRAGALLGFSPKVDIDEGLRRTWEWYREAHLVSKSR; via the coding sequence ATGTCGACACTAATCACCGGCGGAGCAGGGTTCATTGGCAGTCAGCTTGCGGCCCGACTGCTGCGGCAGAACGACGAAGTGGTCATCGTTGACAACTTCGATGATTACTACGATCCCGCCGTGAAGCGGGCCAATATCGCCGCGCTTCCCGGACATCCGGTGGTCATAGATGCCGATGTCCGGGATCAGGAAGCACTTGAGCGGACTTTCGAAACCTACCGGTTTACGCGGGTAGCGCACCTGGCTGGGCTGGCTGGAGTACGGTCTTCCGCCGAGCGCGGGCGCCTGTATTCCGACGTGAACACGGGGGGAAGCATCTCGCTCATGGATGCTGCCCGAAAGCACAAGATCTCCGTGTTTGTATTAGGCTCGACCTCGTCTGTATATGGTCAGACCCCGCGGATCCCCTTTTCAGAAGACGACGTATGTGACACTCCGTTGGCTCCGTATCCGGCCAGCAAACGTGCCGCCGAGCTTTTCGGGTATACCTATTATCAGCTCTTTGGCCTCAACGTGACGGTCCTGCGCTTCTTCAACGTCTACGGCCCGCATGGGCGACCGGACATGATGCCGATGCGGGTTATTGGTTCGATTCTCAACGATACGCCGATCGAAATCTTTGAGGAAGGCAACCTCAAGCGGGACTGGACCTATGTCGACGACATTGTGGACGGTCTGGTTCGCGCGCTCGACCGTCCGCTTGGCTACCAGGTTCTGAACCTGGGATTTGGGTCGCCGATCACGCTGAACGAGTTCATTCGCATTTACGAAGGTCTCATTGGTAAGGCCGCCATTACCGTGCCCGTTCCAACACCGTTGACCGAACCCAAGATTACCTACTGCGACAATCAACGGGCAGGCGCTCTGCTGGGTTTTTCACCCAAGGTTGACATTGACGAAGGACTCAGGCGTACCTGGGAATGGTATCGAGAAGCCCATCTTGTCTCGAAATCGCGCTAG
- a CDS encoding SDR family oxidoreductase, producing the protein MDIEFSGRTVIVTGAAHGLGRAMSVAFAERGAAVWGCDLLADELDETKRLCRQSGGTCETRAFDVRDPGTIRHFTEEVGHADILINNAGGVLGFVGKPMEEVTAAEWQDIISVNMSAAFWFSQGVVPAMKDRGFGRIVNISSGAGLNISLTGIQAYATAKAGVIHLTRQLAHELGPFGITVNSIAPGFVRSNLNTERQWQSYGESGQRQLVEAIAMRRLGTPEDIAHGALFLASNYAGWITGQVLSIDGGK; encoded by the coding sequence ATGGATATCGAGTTTTCGGGCAGAACAGTGATAGTGACCGGCGCCGCTCACGGGTTGGGGCGGGCGATGTCGGTCGCATTTGCCGAACGTGGAGCGGCGGTCTGGGGCTGCGACCTGCTGGCGGATGAACTAGACGAGACAAAGCGGCTATGTCGCCAATCAGGCGGCACTTGCGAGACGCGCGCCTTTGATGTGCGTGATCCTGGCACGATACGCCATTTCACCGAGGAAGTCGGCCACGCGGACATTCTGATCAACAACGCAGGCGGTGTACTGGGATTTGTCGGCAAGCCGATGGAGGAGGTGACTGCCGCGGAATGGCAGGACATCATCTCCGTGAACATGAGTGCCGCGTTCTGGTTTTCGCAAGGCGTCGTGCCGGCCATGAAGGACCGCGGATTTGGACGTATCGTCAATATATCGAGCGGGGCAGGGCTGAACATCAGCCTGACGGGTATTCAAGCTTACGCGACAGCCAAGGCAGGGGTGATCCACCTGACGCGCCAACTTGCCCACGAACTTGGGCCATTCGGGATAACTGTCAACAGCATTGCACCAGGTTTTGTGCGTTCAAACCTGAATACTGAGAGGCAGTGGCAATCTTACGGGGAGTCGGGACAGCGGCAGTTGGTTGAGGCCATCGCCATGCGCCGACTGGGAACGCCCGAGGATATCGCCCATGGAGCGCTGTTCCTGGCGTCAAACTATGCCGGATGGATTACAGGCCAGGTACTCTCCATTGATGGCGGCAAGTAG
- the feoB gene encoding ferrous iron transport protein B: MSCHTSDDTATATAGAVLLVGNPNVGKSVIFGALTNRYVTVSNYPGTTVEITEGALPDGQRIIDTPGTNSLTSASDDERVTAMVLFRQLDGLRAVIQVADAKNLRRSLLLTLQLAELGVPLLLNLNMLDEARTHGVAIDTQLLAERLGVEVVSTVAVRGDGLADLARAIERARAAHFQFQYEPVVEQAVHEVGTWLPDSVNQRRGIAVRLLCGDEELADRYRLNGALTAMRARLSTTYERPIRTVIINQQMSAAQSLVNEVLTVEDRSDVPIGKRLARWMIDPLWGWPILLAILWVVYKFVGEFGAGTLVGFMEETVFGSWINPLATRLVDLVLPFPLIHDLLVGEYGLITMALSYGLALVLPIVTTFFIAFSILEDSGYLPRLAIMFNRTFRMMGLNGKAVLPMVLGLGCDTMATLSTRILETRKERIMVTLLLALGVPCSAQLGVILGMLGQVSSMGALIWAGVVFGTMMLVGLLAAKLLPGDRSDFILELPPLRAPRLDNILIKTLARLEWYLKEVLPLFIVGTLILFVLAKTGALGVAEQLAQPLIVGMLGLPTAATGAFLIGFLRRDYGAAGLFALALAGQLDSRQIVVSLIVITLFIPCIANVLMIIKEYGGRVAAGVALTVFPLAFLVGAVVNAALRLFQITP; the protein is encoded by the coding sequence GTGAGCTGTCACACCTCAGATGATACAGCCACTGCAACTGCGGGTGCGGTTCTGCTTGTGGGCAACCCAAACGTCGGAAAGTCGGTCATTTTCGGCGCCCTGACAAATCGCTATGTCACTGTTTCGAATTATCCCGGCACTACCGTCGAGATCACCGAAGGGGCGCTGCCGGACGGGCAGCGAATCATCGATACGCCGGGGACCAACAGCCTCACCAGCGCGAGCGACGATGAGCGCGTCACCGCGATGGTGCTCTTTCGGCAGCTGGACGGCCTGCGCGCGGTGATTCAGGTTGCAGACGCCAAGAATCTTCGCCGGTCCCTGCTGCTAACCTTACAACTAGCGGAACTCGGTGTTCCACTGCTGCTGAACCTCAATATGCTGGACGAGGCACGCACCCACGGCGTCGCCATTGACACGCAGCTGCTAGCAGAGCGACTGGGCGTGGAGGTTGTTTCGACCGTGGCGGTTCGGGGTGACGGTCTTGCCGACCTGGCGAGGGCGATTGAGCGCGCTCGTGCGGCACACTTTCAGTTTCAATATGAACCTGTCGTGGAACAGGCCGTTCACGAGGTCGGAACCTGGCTGCCCGACAGTGTAAACCAGCGGCGGGGAATCGCCGTCCGGTTGCTCTGCGGTGACGAAGAACTCGCCGACCGCTACCGGCTTAACGGTGCACTGACTGCTATGCGGGCCAGGTTGTCTACAACTTATGAACGCCCCATCAGAACCGTCATCATCAATCAGCAGATGAGTGCCGCGCAGTCGTTGGTCAACGAGGTCCTGACTGTAGAAGATCGTTCCGATGTTCCCATCGGGAAGCGGCTTGCGCGCTGGATGATTGACCCGCTTTGGGGTTGGCCAATCCTGCTGGCGATCCTGTGGGTCGTCTACAAATTCGTTGGTGAGTTCGGAGCCGGAACTCTGGTCGGCTTTATGGAAGAGACCGTGTTCGGCTCCTGGATTAATCCGCTGGCCACCCGACTGGTCGATTTGGTGTTACCGTTCCCCCTCATTCACGATCTGCTCGTCGGTGAATATGGGTTGATTACCATGGCTCTGTCATACGGGCTGGCGCTGGTCCTGCCGATCGTGACGACTTTCTTCATCGCGTTCTCGATCCTCGAGGATTCCGGCTATCTTCCCCGTCTGGCGATCATGTTTAACCGTACGTTTCGGATGATGGGGCTCAACGGCAAAGCAGTGCTGCCGATGGTGTTGGGCTTAGGCTGCGACACGATGGCAACGCTGTCGACGCGCATCCTCGAAACCCGTAAAGAGCGCATTATGGTGACCCTACTGCTCGCGTTGGGCGTCCCGTGCTCCGCGCAACTGGGCGTTATTCTGGGAATGCTGGGTCAGGTTAGCTCAATGGGTGCGCTGATTTGGGCCGGGGTCGTGTTTGGCACGATGATGCTTGTGGGACTCCTGGCCGCAAAACTCCTTCCTGGTGACCGCAGTGACTTCATTCTGGAACTGCCGCCACTGCGCGCTCCCCGATTGGACAACATCCTCATCAAGACGCTGGCTCGGCTCGAATGGTATCTGAAAGAGGTGCTGCCGCTCTTTATCGTGGGGACGCTGATCCTCTTCGTCTTGGCAAAGACCGGCGCGCTGGGGGTTGCCGAACAGCTGGCTCAGCCGCTGATCGTGGGCATGCTAGGCCTGCCAACAGCCGCAACTGGCGCGTTTCTTATCGGATTTCTTCGGCGTGACTATGGCGCAGCGGGGCTTTTTGCGCTGGCGCTGGCGGGGCAGCTCGATTCGCGGCAGATTGTCGTCAGCCTGATCGTGATCACCCTGTTCATACCCTGCATCGCGAATGTGCTCATGATTATCAAAGAGTACGGCGGGCGGGTTGCAGCGGGTGTCGCACTTACGGTGTTTCCGCTGGCGTTTCTTGTCGGAGCGGTTGTAAACGCGGCGCTTCGACTCTTCCAGATTACACCATGA
- a CDS encoding ferrous iron transport protein A: MSEGTGIMRCPLCGYEFEASAMSCHSSCAFNESCGIICCPNCGYQIPDERKSRLANTVRRFLARNKQEETVLPPVRPLSTLRGGQSGKVVAVNSINHSRVERLNILGLTTESHVKVEQRNPTFVVRVGFTEISIEREIADDILVEVAP, from the coding sequence ATGAGCGAAGGAACCGGAATTATGCGCTGTCCGCTGTGTGGTTATGAATTTGAAGCGAGTGCTATGTCCTGCCACTCGTCGTGTGCGTTTAACGAAAGCTGCGGAATTATCTGCTGTCCCAACTGCGGCTATCAGATCCCCGACGAGCGGAAATCGCGCCTTGCAAACACCGTCCGCCGCTTTTTGGCACGCAATAAGCAGGAGGAGACGGTACTTCCACCTGTTCGCCCATTGAGTACCCTGCGCGGTGGGCAGTCGGGGAAGGTCGTCGCAGTAAACTCAATAAACCACTCGCGCGTCGAGCGGCTGAACATTTTAGGGTTGACCACAGAGTCACATGTGAAAGTTGAGCAGCGCAATCCGACTTTTGTTGTTCGAGTCGGATTCACCGAGATTTCGATTGAGCGTGAAATCGCAGACGATATCCTGGTCGAAGTGGCTCCGTAA
- a CDS encoding winged helix-turn-helix transcriptional regulator, with the protein MISQSFAQEISRMEADLCSAFVDPTRILILYALNEMPRNVGELASELQITQPAASRHLKVLRDRGLVTTVRQGTSIEYRLADQRLIQALDILRSVLRDRIVHRANVMECAEA; encoded by the coding sequence ATGATTTCTCAATCGTTTGCGCAAGAAATCTCGCGAATGGAAGCGGATCTCTGCTCCGCGTTTGTAGACCCCACCCGTATCCTCATCCTTTATGCGCTCAATGAAATGCCGCGCAACGTTGGCGAACTAGCCAGCGAGCTGCAAATCACACAGCCCGCAGCGTCGCGCCACCTCAAGGTTCTGCGGGATCGCGGACTGGTCACCACTGTACGGCAGGGGACCAGTATTGAATATCGTCTTGCTGATCAGCGATTGATCCAGGCTCTGGACATACTGCGCTCTGTACTGCGCGACCGGATTGTTCATCGTGCAAACGTAATGGAGTGCGCAGAGGCATAG
- a CDS encoding YeeE/YedE family protein: MNAIIRYIRRDTWSPYVAGALLGVVGVLAVWLSNSLLGASGGFENLAGLVGKTVAPVLFDNVYFNYIMPAEITWSVILLVGMFFGGMIGAATSGTLKWGKKDAANSDSQWKSIFGQQTWKRWLVAFVGAIILQYAAGIAGGCTSGLAISGGMLLAPSAFLFIAGMFTSGILTAMLIYRRRY; this comes from the coding sequence ATGAACGCGATCATTCGATACATTCGCAGAGATACCTGGTCACCCTACGTCGCGGGCGCTCTGCTCGGTGTCGTGGGCGTACTTGCGGTGTGGTTGAGCAATAGTCTACTCGGCGCCTCTGGGGGTTTCGAGAACCTGGCCGGGCTAGTTGGCAAGACCGTCGCGCCGGTGCTCTTCGATAACGTCTACTTCAACTACATCATGCCTGCCGAAATCACCTGGAGCGTGATCCTGCTGGTTGGCATGTTCTTCGGCGGCATGATCGGTGCTGCAACAAGCGGCACGCTGAAATGGGGCAAGAAGGACGCAGCCAACAGCGATAGTCAATGGAAGTCTATCTTTGGGCAGCAGACCTGGAAGCGCTGGTTAGTCGCATTTGTGGGCGCAATCATCCTGCAATATGCGGCGGGTATTGCTGGCGGCTGCACGAGCGGCCTGGCGATCTCCGGGGGAATGCTCCTGGCGCCGTCAGCTTTCCTCTTTATCGCCGGGATGTTCACTTCCGGCATCTTAACCGCAATGCTGATCTATCGCAGGAGATACTAG
- a CDS encoding YeeE/YedE family protein, which yields MSTFALALVLGIFFGFSLNKAGLTKYHKIVNVFRLTDMAVLKFMMTALIVSMTGLYLLRGLGLVTFPNIPATYLVGNVVGGLIFGVGMSLTGFCPGTCAAGSGEGKLDYLIPGLLGFLVGAIIFGLTYQSVFPAISAIANAGNIVIPDVLDVSPFLTVVVFALMSLFLFYLIDRAGLQRKNRM from the coding sequence ATGTCCACGTTTGCGCTCGCCCTGGTCCTCGGTATCTTCTTCGGTTTCTCGCTCAATAAAGCGGGACTCACCAAGTACCACAAGATCGTCAATGTATTCCGGCTGACCGACATGGCTGTCCTCAAGTTCATGATGACAGCGCTAATCGTCTCAATGACCGGGCTTTACCTGCTGCGCGGCCTGGGTCTGGTGACCTTCCCGAATATCCCGGCCACTTATCTTGTGGGCAACGTCGTCGGCGGACTGATTTTCGGCGTTGGCATGTCTCTGACAGGATTCTGCCCTGGAACATGCGCCGCGGGCAGCGGGGAAGGTAAGCTCGACTATCTGATCCCCGGTCTACTTGGGTTTCTGGTTGGGGCAATCATCTTCGGCCTTACCTATCAATCGGTCTTCCCCGCCATCTCAGCGATCGCCAATGCTGGCAATATCGTCATACCCGACGTTTTGGATGTAAGCCCGTTCCTGACGGTGGTCGTGTTTGCGCTGATGTCGCTGTTCCTTTTCTATCTGATCGACCGGGCAGGCTTGCAGCGCAAGAATCGTATGTAA
- a CDS encoding molybdopterin-dependent oxidoreductase, which yields MSTNVSRRNFLKLSSITVGALTVGQVLPPMVVQAAQEAGLINASGDGFIPSMCEMCVWRCGLIAKVRGGRVVKLDGNPDHPHSNGHLCVRGQSGLMNTYDPDRVLTPLIRVGNRGEGQFREASWEEALDLTASKMLEIKDKYGPEAMVFSSTHSLSQVQFENLLYGFGSPNYGTQRSLCFNAMIVANLMTYGMEEPARIYNEDLKYIILTGRNLMEAVSTSETGELSDAIARGVKVVYLDPRFTKTAAKASEWLPIKPGTDLAFHLALLNVIITESLYDADFVSQHTIGFEQLSEEIQPFTPEWAAPVTEIPADTIRRIAHEFAEAAPHVLAHNGWRTSNFVNSFQTQRAITILNALAGNWNVTLKSSAGEGSGVLGKPPQPPYPRATALRLDGVPTKYPVVPFKLGVFQELRDNIITGQPYQAHGWFISRQNPVMSLPDRGKTLQAFEKMDFIATVDIMLNDTAWFSDVFLPESSYLERYDPLHPIGDKAFIRQPVIEPQGDAKSALWIYKQLGERLGLSEYFQYEDEEDYIRQQLAPLGVSLEEVKSKGYAQLPVTESEPSFAWDTPSGKIELFSETLSRVGFAGVPVWEAPPEPSTGQFYLLTGKVAQATQFASQNNQLLHKYADEPRLWLNSQVAEDRGLEDGDWVEVTSEVGQVHIRLKPTPGIRPDCVYMTPGYGHLSKGLTTAYGVGASDSVLHVTHTDPISGGQALTETFVTIRKA from the coding sequence ATGTCAACCAATGTATCGAGGCGTAATTTTCTTAAGCTAAGTTCAATCACTGTCGGCGCGCTGACCGTCGGCCAGGTGCTGCCGCCGATGGTGGTCCAGGCTGCGCAGGAAGCCGGACTGATCAATGCCAGCGGCGACGGGTTCATCCCCAGCATGTGCGAAATGTGCGTTTGGCGGTGTGGTCTGATCGCCAAGGTCCGGGGCGGCCGCGTGGTGAAGCTGGACGGCAATCCGGACCATCCGCATTCCAACGGTCACTTGTGCGTTCGCGGACAGTCCGGCCTGATGAATACCTATGACCCTGACCGCGTTCTGACACCGCTTATCCGGGTAGGAAACCGCGGCGAGGGGCAGTTTCGCGAAGCCTCGTGGGAAGAGGCGCTGGATCTCACCGCAAGCAAGATGCTGGAAATAAAGGACAAGTACGGGCCGGAAGCGATGGTCTTCTCGTCCACGCACAGCCTCAGCCAGGTGCAGTTCGAAAACCTGCTCTACGGCTTCGGCTCACCGAATTACGGCACACAGCGCAGCCTGTGCTTTAACGCGATGATCGTCGCCAACCTGATGACCTACGGCATGGAAGAGCCCGCACGGATTTACAACGAAGATCTCAAGTATATCATCCTGACCGGGCGAAATCTGATGGAAGCCGTCTCTACTTCGGAGACCGGCGAACTCAGTGACGCGATTGCTCGCGGCGTCAAAGTTGTGTATCTGGACCCGCGTTTCACCAAGACTGCTGCCAAAGCCAGCGAGTGGCTGCCAATCAAGCCGGGGACGGATCTCGCGTTCCACCTCGCCCTGCTGAACGTGATCATCACCGAATCGTTGTATGACGCCGACTTTGTCAGCCAGCATACGATCGGGTTCGAGCAGCTATCGGAGGAAATACAGCCGTTCACGCCGGAATGGGCAGCGCCAGTGACGGAGATTCCTGCCGATACTATCCGGCGGATCGCACACGAATTCGCCGAGGCGGCGCCGCACGTATTGGCCCATAACGGCTGGCGCACCTCGAACTTCGTCAATTCATTCCAGACTCAGCGCGCGATCACCATTCTGAACGCGCTGGCCGGGAACTGGAACGTCACCCTAAAGTCCTCGGCAGGGGAGGGCAGCGGAGTGCTCGGTAAACCGCCGCAGCCCCCGTATCCGCGGGCGACTGCGCTGCGGCTGGATGGTGTTCCGACCAAGTATCCTGTGGTGCCGTTCAAACTGGGTGTCTTCCAGGAACTGCGCGACAACATCATCACTGGTCAGCCTTATCAAGCCCACGGCTGGTTCATCTCCCGCCAGAATCCGGTCATGTCGCTGCCGGACCGCGGCAAAACACTTCAGGCCTTCGAGAAGATGGATTTCATCGCCACGGTCGACATCATGCTCAATGACACGGCATGGTTCTCGGACGTTTTCCTACCCGAGTCGTCGTATCTGGAGCGCTATGATCCCCTACATCCCATTGGCGACAAGGCGTTCATACGCCAGCCGGTGATTGAACCGCAGGGCGATGCGAAGTCCGCCCTGTGGATCTACAAGCAGCTGGGTGAGCGGCTGGGGTTGAGCGAGTATTTCCAGTACGAAGATGAAGAAGACTACATCCGGCAGCAGCTGGCTCCACTGGGGGTGTCGCTGGAGGAGGTCAAATCGAAAGGCTATGCACAGCTTCCCGTGACAGAGAGTGAGCCGAGCTTCGCGTGGGACACGCCGAGCGGCAAGATCGAACTATTCTCCGAGACCCTCTCTCGCGTGGGCTTTGCCGGCGTTCCTGTTTGGGAAGCCCCGCCAGAGCCTTCTACCGGACAGTTCTACCTGCTGACAGGAAAGGTCGCACAGGCGACCCAATTCGCCTCCCAGAACAACCAACTGCTGCACAAGTATGCGGACGAACCCCGTCTGTGGCTGAACAGTCAGGTCGCCGAAGACCGCGGCCTGGAAGATGGCGACTGGGTAGAAGTAACGAGTGAGGTGGGACAGGTCCACATCCGCTTGAAGCCGACTCCGGGCATCCGACCCGACTGCGTCTATATGACGCCCGGCTATGGACATCTGTCCAAGGGACTGACGACGGCCTACGGTGTTGGCGCCAGCGACTCTGTACTCCACGTAACCCATACCGACCCGATCAGTGGCGGACAGGCGCTGACCGAGACCTTTGTAACGATCAGGAAGGCGTGA
- a CDS encoding 4Fe-4S dicluster domain-containing protein, with translation MAHQPHKPRYGFLIDASLCIDCRTCMVACSVENEVPMDTTRIWIEETGITGTYPNLQRVTAPFHCMHCIDPSCVSACTVSALKRDEDGIVMYDENLCIGCRYCMYACPFQVPNYEWDRQLPLVVKCDMCFSRLQEGQKPACAATCPTSAIRFGKYDDMLAEAHRLINENPGKYVNHVYGETENGGTATLYISPVPFEELGFPAAGTVSPAFSNRLVTEGTPLVAGAMLIGLSGVYLTIKHQKAEAEAERLEAEKAKATAGKEE, from the coding sequence ATGGCTCATCAACCGCATAAACCCCGTTATGGCTTCCTGATCGATGCGTCTCTCTGTATCGACTGCCGTACCTGTATGGTGGCCTGCAGCGTCGAAAATGAAGTGCCGATGGACACGACGCGCATCTGGATCGAGGAAACGGGCATTACCGGTACCTACCCGAATTTGCAGCGGGTCACCGCACCGTTTCACTGCATGCACTGCATCGATCCGTCCTGCGTATCGGCCTGCACGGTAAGCGCGCTCAAGCGTGATGAAGACGGGATCGTCATGTATGACGAAAACCTCTGTATCGGCTGCCGGTACTGCATGTACGCCTGTCCGTTTCAGGTGCCGAATTACGAGTGGGACCGGCAGCTTCCGCTGGTGGTGAAGTGCGACATGTGCTTCTCGCGACTGCAGGAAGGCCAGAAGCCAGCCTGTGCCGCGACCTGTCCGACATCGGCAATCCGCTTTGGCAAGTACGACGACATGTTGGCCGAAGCCCATCGCCTGATCAATGAGAATCCGGGCAAGTACGTCAATCATGTGTACGGCGAAACGGAAAACGGTGGCACGGCGACACTGTATATCTCGCCTGTCCCGTTTGAGGAGCTCGGCTTCCCCGCTGCTGGGACGGTCTCGCCGGCCTTCTCCAACCGGCTGGTCACGGAGGGTACGCCGCTGGTGGCCGGAGCGATGCTGATCGGTCTGTCCGGAGTCTACCTGACGATCAAACACCAGAAAGCGGAAGCCGAAGCGGAGCGTCTTGAAGCTGAGAAGGCAAAAGCTACCGCGGGAAAGGAAGAATAG